Proteins found in one Mustela lutreola isolate mMusLut2 chromosome 12, mMusLut2.pri, whole genome shotgun sequence genomic segment:
- the PAEP gene encoding glycodelin isoform X3, with the protein MRCLQLALGLALVCGLQAIDIPQATRNLDLQKVAGMWHSMAMAASDISLLDSETAPLRVYVQELRPTPENNLELILRKREDNKCVEKKVFAEKTECAAKFNIKDLEENQLFVLDTDYDNYLFFCVESTGTAPPTLMCQYLARTLKVDNEVVQKFDKTLKTLPVHVRLFLNPTQVEEQCRV; encoded by the exons ATGAGGTGTCTCCAGCTCgccctgggcctggccctggTGTGTGGCCTCCAGGCCATCGACATCCCCCAGGCCACGAGGAACCTGGACCTGCAGAAG GTGGCCGGGATGTGGCACTCCATGGCCATGGCGGCCAGCGACATCTCCCTCCTGGACTCCGAGACCGCCCCCCTGAGAGTGTACGTCCAGGAGCTGAGACCCACCCCCGAGAACAATCTGGAGCTCATTCTGCGCAAACG GGAAGACAACAAGTGTGTTGAGAAGAAGGTCTTTGCAGAGAAAACTGAGTGCGCAGCCAAGTTCAACATCAAAG ATCTGGAGGAGAACCAGCTCTTCGTGCTCGACACCGACTATGACAACTACCTTTTCTTCTGCGTGGAGAGCACGGGCACCGCCCCGCCGACTCTGATGTGCCAGTACCTGG CCAGGACCCTGAAGGTCGACAACGAGGTCGTGCAGAAATTCGACAAAACCCTCAAGACCCTGCCCGTGCACGTCCGGCTCTTCCTCAACCCGACGCAGGTGGAAG AGCAGTGCCGTGTCTAG
- the PAEP gene encoding glycodelin isoform X1, translating into MRCLQLALGLALVCGLQAIIIPQTTRNLDIRKVAGKWHSMAMAASDISLLDSETAPLRVYIQELRPTPENNLEIILRKRENSACVEENIMAQKTEDPAVFTINDQGERRISVLDTDDTHYLFFCMEAPVPRAANGIMCQYLARTLKVDNEVMEKFDRALQTLPVPMRIILDLSQGKEQCRV; encoded by the exons ATGAGGTGTCTCCAGCTCGCCCTGGGCCTGGCCCTTGTGTGTGGCCTCCAGGCCATCATCATCCCCCAGACCACGAGGAACCTGGATATAAGAAAG GTGGCTGGGAAGTGGCACTCCATGGCCATGGCGGCCAGCGACATCTCCCTCCTGGACTCCGAGACCGCCCCCCTGAGAGTGTACATCCAGGAGCTGAGACCCACCCCCGAGAACAATCTGGAGATCATTCTGCGCAAACG GGAAAACAGCGCCTGTGTTGAGGAGAACATCATGGCCCAGAAGACTGAGGACCCCGCCGTGTTCACCATCAACG ACCAAGGGGAGAGAAGGATTTCCGTGCTGGACACAGACGACACCCACTACCTGTTCTTCTGCATGGAGGCGCCCGTGCCCCGCGCTGCGAACGGCATCATGTGCCAGTACCTGG CCAGGACCCTGAAGGTCGACAACGAGGTCATGGAGAAATTCGACAGAGCCCTCCAGACCCTGCCAGTGCCCATGCGGATCATCCTGGACCTGAGCCAGGGGAAGG AGCAGTGCCGTGTCTAG
- the PAEP gene encoding glycodelin isoform X2 gives MRCLQLALGLALVCGLQAIDIPQATRNLDLQKVAGMWHSMAMAASDISLLDSETAPLRVYVQELRPTPENNLELILRKREDNKCVEKKVFAEKTECAAKFNIKDLEENQLFVLDTDYDNYLFFCVESTGTAPPTLMCQYLARTLKVDNEVVQKFDKTLKTLPVHVRLFLNPTQVEEQCRV, from the exons ATGAGGTGTCTCCAGCTCgccctgggcctggccctggTGTGTGGCCTCCAGGCCATCGACATCCCCCAGGCCACGAGGAACCTGGACCTGCAGAAG GTGGCCGGGATGTGGCACTCCATGGCCATGGCGGCCAGCGACATCTCCCTCCTGGACTCCGAGACCGCCCCCCTGAGAGTGTACGTCCAGGAGCTGAGACCCACCCCCGAGAACAATCTGGAGCTCATTCTGCGCAAACG GGAAGACAACAAGTGTGTTGAGAAGAAGGTCTTTGCAGAGAAAACTGAGTGCGCAGCCAAGTTCAACATCAAAG ATCTGGAGGAGAACCAGCTCTTCGTGCTCGACACCGACTATGACAACTACCTTTTCTTCTGCGTGGAGAGCACGGGCACCGCCCCGCCGACTCTGATGTGCCAGTACCTGG CCAGGACCCTGAAGGTCGACAACGAGGTCGTGCAGAAATTCGACAAAACCCTCAAGACCCTGCCCGTGCACGTCCGGCTCTTCCTCAACCCGACGCAGGTGGAAG AGCAGTGCCGCGTCTAG